The genomic segment AGGCCGGAGCGCACGACGATGTCGGCCGCCTCGGGGTCGGTGACGATGTTGAATTCCCCGTACGGGGTCGTGTTGCCGCGTTCGGTCGAGCCGCCCATGAAGACGATCCGCCGGACGCGGGAACGAATCTCCGGATGCGTGCGCAGCAGCAGAGCCACATTGGTGAGCGGCCCCAGCGCGATCAGGGTGACCGGCTCGGCCGACTCCGTGACCAGCCGGCGGGTCAGCTCGACCGCGTGCTCCTCGGCCACCGGCGTGACCGGCACGTCCAGGTCGGGGCCGTCGAGCCCGGACGGGCCGTGGATGTAGTCGGCCACGGCCAGCTCCCCCACCAGCGGCCGGTCGCAGCCGGCGGCCACGGGGACGTCGCCCGCGCCGGCCAGGGCCAGGATGCGCTGCGCGTTGCGGGTGGTCTTGTCGAGGGTCTGATTCCCGGCCACGGTGGTCACACCGAGCAGCCGGAGCCGGGAATCGCCCGCGGCGAGCAGCAGGGCGAGGGCGTCGTCGTGCCCCGGGTCGCAGTCGATGATCACGGGGTGGGGCATGGGGCTCCCTCGTCGTGGTTATTCCGCTCCGAGGTCGCTGTGCTTGTCGAAGCCGATGTACAGGCGCGCGGCCGCGTTGGTGCCGAGCGAGCCGAGCGTCTCGAGCTCGCGCAGCCGCAGCAGGGCCGGGTGCTGAGCGTACGCCTCGGCCGCCGCGGCCAGCCGGCGCAACGCGTCGACCTCGGCGTCGGCCCGGATCCGCTTGGCCTGCGCCTCGGCCTCGGCCGCCACCCGCTCGGCGCCCGCCTTGGTGTTCGCCTCCAGGGTCTCGCGCTCGGCCCGCGTGCGGGCCTCGACCATCTGCGCCTCGGCCACGCGCTGCGCCGTGAGCACCCGGTTCATCACCTCCTGCAGGTTGCCCGGGAAGACCAGGTCCTTGACGTCGGCCCGGACGATCTGCACGCCGTAGCCGGCCGAGACGCCCTCGACGTCGCGCAGGATGTCCTCGCTGAGCTGGTTGCGGTTGGTCAGGATGGCCTCGAGCGTCATCGACGCCAGCGAGCGCCGCGCGGCCAGCTGCACGTCGCTGTAGATGCGGTCGGCGTAGTCGGCCACCTGCTCGACGGCGGCCCGCGGGTCGACCACCCGGAAGTGGGTGACGATGCTGACCCGGACGGCCACCTTGTCGGCGGTCAGGATCTCCTGGCCCTTGATGGTGAGCTCGCGCTCGCGCACGTCGATCGGCACGATCCGGACGGCCGGCCCCCGCTTGCTCCTGAAGCGGCTCCGCTTGGGCATCTCGTAGCGGCCGGGCTCGAGCACCTCGTCGAA from the Paractinoplanes abujensis genome contains:
- a CDS encoding slipin family protein, coding for MSDTPEVIVHSGFRGLRYSDGRFDEVLEPGRYEMPKRSRFRSKRGPAVRIVPIDVRERELTIKGQEILTADKVAVRVSIVTHFRVVDPRAAVEQVADYADRIYSDVQLAARRSLASMTLEAILTNRNQLSEDILRDVEGVSAGYGVQIVRADVKDLVFPGNLQEVMNRVLTAQRVAEAQMVEARTRAERETLEANTKAGAERVAAEAEAQAKRIRADAEVDALRRLAAAAEAYAQHPALLRLRELETLGSLGTNAAARLYIGFDKHSDLGAE
- a CDS encoding nucleoside hydrolase, with protein sequence MPHPVIIDCDPGHDDALALLLAAGDSRLRLLGVTTVAGNQTLDKTTRNAQRILALAGAGDVPVAAGCDRPLVGELAVADYIHGPSGLDGPDLDVPVTPVAEEHAVELTRRLVTESAEPVTLIALGPLTNVALLLRTHPEIRSRVRRIVFMGGSTERGNTTPYGEFNIVTDPEAADIVVRSGLPLTMVGLNVTHQVRATAGIIAEFQSLGSRTGRVCAELMTFFAGAYLRNFALGDPPVHDPVAVACVLDPALVQTVTAPLAIELAGTCTRGATVVDLHHRTGRADNAQIAVGIDVEAFWRTLMKAVSRYT